The genomic interval GCACTCATGATCCTGGCTTCGGCGCAAGATTGCAGTCACGCCGATGGCACCGCTCTGTTACCAACCCCCCGACATCTACCGAAAGCGGGCACGTAGACGTCGTGCGTCCCGAGACCGATTTGGACGGCGTCGCCTGCATCGAAGTGGTCGCGGATGTACTCGCTGGGCTACGACGTCTTGAAGGCGCGGCGCCGCGGGCTCAAAGCTGCGTGACGTGGGCTGATTTTCGACGCGTGCCCCCTCGGTGTGCGGGCTAGCGTTCCTGCGACCTGACACATCAGCATCGAGGGGGAAACGTGTCTCGCATTCGGCCGGTTGCCAATGGCACCCGTACTGACCATCCCACCCCCGGGCTTCCGTTCGTCAACGACGGCCGCCTGCCCCTGGACAACCCCGACGCCATCGAGCGCACCGGTCGGAACCAGGGAGAAGGCCTATGGGGGCGCACTGATGAAACACGCAATGGGGGCTGGGTAGCGTTCACGACCGAGCCCAAGAACCGGGCGTTTGCCTGGGCGGTGTACTACCACCCAGTGCACGGCCGGACCGTCCTGCTCATTCATGACCGTGACCTGGGAAGCCTGCACCACGCCTGGATGCACGAGCCCACGGGGATCCTGTATCGCCACGGTGGGTACTGGTGGGATGGAGAACGCTGGAATCGTCCTGCACAGGTGTGGGATGCCGCGTACGAGCACTACGACGTCCGGCCTGTCGCGCGCCAAGTGACCATCACGGCGGCCGACTTGCTCAGAGCTCCTTGCAGTGCAAGGCGCGCCAGCGTCGCCAAGATCGCCAGCTTCACTGTGCCCGACGGACCGGTCGACAACTGGCAGGATCACCTGGCGTTGTGGGCGGAGTTGCGCAGTTCGCAGGAGGCGGTCCGGTCTTTGGATGCCTGCGTGACCCTGTTGCCCATTCGGGTTGTGGGCTGACAGCGGCTTGATTGTGCTGGCACGGTTGGTGCTGCGGCCGGTTCCTTCCTGATCCCCGGTCGCGGGGTGAGAGTGGTCGTGTCGTTGGAGCCGCGGTCGTGGCCGGAGCCGGATCCCGTGGTGACGCGGGCGGTCCGGGCGAAGAACTACGGACGCGCGGTGCCGTTGCCGGTGGCGGTGCGCGACCGGCTCGGGGAACTGTTCCCGGACGAGGAGTTCGCGGCTGCATTCGGCAAGACGGGGCCGGCGGGTTGGTCTCCGGGGCGCCTGGCGTTGGTGACGGTGTTCCAGATGGCGGAGAACTTGACGGACCGCCAGGCCGCTGAGGCGGTGCGTGACCGGCTCTCGTGGGCCTACGCGTTGGGGCTGGGGCTGGAAGACACCGGCTTCGACTTCACCGTGCTGTCCCAGTTCCGCACTCGGGTAGTTGAGCACGGTCTGGAGGAGAAGGTCCTGGACCTGCTGCTGACCCGTCTGAAAGCGCAGGGTCTGGTCGGGGCCGGGGGCAAGCAGCGCACCGACTCCACCCGTATCGTCTCCGCGGTGCGGGACCTGAACCGCCTGGAGCTGGCGGGTGAGTCGGTACGCGCGGCAGTGGAGGCGTTGACGGTGGCGGCCCCGCACTGGGTCGCCGGCGTGCTGGACGTGCCCGGCTGGTCGCGTCGCTACGACACCCGCATCGACACCTGGCGCATGCCCTCCTCCGCCACCAAGCGCGACCAGCTCGCGCTGACCTACGCCCGCGACGGCCTCGCCCTGCTCAGCTCCGTCTACGATCCGCGCTCCGAACCCTGGCTGCGCGAGCTGCCCGCGGTGCAGACCCTGCGCACCGTGCTGCTGCAGAACTACACCCGCACCACCGCGCAGAACGGACGCGAGGCGGTGGCCCGCCGCACCAGGACCGAGGAGGGCGGCGACGGGCTGCCGCCCGGCCATCTGCGCATCGCTTCCCCTACGACCTCGACGCCCGCTGGTCCGCCAAGCGCGACACCTTCTGGAACGGGTTCAAGCTGCATGTGAGTGAGAGCTGCACGGATGCGCCCGAGAAGGAGCGCACCGCCCCGAACCTGATCACGAACGTGGCCACCACCGCCTCCACCGTCCCCGACACCAAGGCCCTGGACGGCATCCACCAGCAGCTTCAGCGCCGCGGCCTGCCTCCGGGCGAGCACTACCTCGACTCCGGCTACCCCAGCGCCGAACTGATCGTGAAGTCCCGCAAGACCTACGGCATCACGCTGATCACCCCGGTTCTGCTCGACCAGTCCCGCCAGACCCGCGCCGCCCAGAGCTTCCAGGCCGACGCGTTCACCATCGACTGGAAGTACCAGCAGGTCACATGCCCCCAGGGACAGACCAGCTCCTCCTGGAGCCCGTGCACCCAGCACGGCCACCCGATGATCGTGGTCGCCTTCACCAAGCCGACCTGCGGCCCCTGCCCGGTCCGCGAGTTATGCACCACCAG from Streptomyces sp. NBC_01571 carries:
- a CDS encoding transposase: MSLEPRSWPEPDPVVTRAVRAKNYGRAVPLPVAVRDRLGELFPDEEFAAAFGKTGPAGWSPGRLALVTVFQMAENLTDRQAAEAVRDRLSWAYALGLGLEDTGFDFTVLSQFRTRVVEHGLEEKVLDLLLTRLKAQGLVGAGGKQRTDSTRIVSAVRDLNRLELAGESVRAAVEALTVAAPHWVAGVLDVPGWSRRYDTRIDTWRMPSSATKRDQLALTYARDGLALLSSVYDPRSEPWLRELPAVQTLRTVLLQNYTRTTAQNGREAVARRTRTEEGGDGLPPGHLRIASPTTSTPAGPPSATPSGTGSSCM
- a CDS encoding transposase, with the protein product MSESCTDAPEKERTAPNLITNVATTASTVPDTKALDGIHQQLQRRGLPPGEHYLDSGYPSAELIVKSRKTYGITLITPVLLDQSRQTRAAQSFQADAFTIDWKYQQVTCPQGQTSSSWSPCTQHGHPMIVVAFTKPTCGPCPVRELCTTSRRGFRQLTLNPRPLTEALRTARAEQADRDWQDAYALRAGVEGTMRQAIAVTDSRRARYRGLAKTHLEHVHSAVALNLIRLNAWWNGRPLDRRHTSHLARLELSLAA